The region TTTGGTTTTATGGGTTGTGGGTAAATTTGCAAATTGATATCTAGGAAGGTGTAATTCtttgggattatactgggtacgTTGTTGTTGTGTAATTCTTTGGTCTAAGCCTTTTCATGcgagaaataaataaagaagtaaGACAGGTTTTTTGGGTTGTCACGTGCGAGGCCGACACATAGTGACATGCCAAGGCCAAGGCCAAGGCCCCGATGTCACAATTAGAGGTTTTTTGGGCTGTGACGTGCAAGATTGACACAGGTTCTTTGGATGAATAAGATTTGGGTATTGGATTCAACTGGGGTGTTGAATGGTGATAGAATGAATAATTTTTAGGGTTTTGTGAACTAGTACTAAGATTTAGCAGCAATTTAGATAGATGTTTGAGGTTTCCTCTCCAGCTTAATATGAGTTCTAAAATTTTTTAGTTTGTAGCCAATAAGCTTCAAGCATTTTGCTTTTAGTGAGATGGTGGTAAGTTAATCCAATTTATGTCAGGTAAACAATTCACTTAAGGCCAAAAACACATTCAAAGTTTTCACCTTTGAGATTATGTGAGGTTTGTTTGTGGAAATGACTGTTcaagcttctctcaatatttttgATGGACAAGTTTGCTAAGTGTCACTCCGTTTAAAGAGTGGGACCGCGTGATGTTAGACAGAAATTACTGTTGGTTTTCACTTTTGAGGACAAGGAACCACTTTCTTGAGTGCCGCatttgggtgtgtttgatatggaggAAATGTTTTCGTATTTTCCCATGTTTGGTGGGTCGGGTCAACTCCAACATCAGTTAAATGTTGGAGTTGGGTAAAAATGTATTACTACTCCCAATATTTAGGGATTCAGTTCACCAGGGGGTAacttaaatgatgattggaTGGGATGTTTACAGCATCGTagtaaagatttttttttttggttatgaCTTTTTTTTATATCCGATTCCTTTCCCTATAATGTGAATATGTTTACGTGTTACATTAAGTTTCTCgatcaaattttcaatttggtataatttttttggtttttggagTGAGCTATATTTCTGCTTCAGAAATTTATTTGATACAGCTGTTTCTGCATATTCTGGTGTTCAGAAAGCTTCAGTTCTAGAATATAGAGAACTTTATCATTCTTGTTGTATTCAACAAGTATTTTATATTGATAGAAGGCAAAAACAAATTATAACTAAAAATGGAAGATAAGTGGCAATGACCTCTCGTTTTAAGGTGTTTAAGAATATTCTGTTACTTCGTGAATGGATTTACTTCACTTAGATTGCGTTTGGTACCTGTTTCTCATGTTCTATTTCTGCCTTCTCCTGTGTGGCTTTCAGATTGAACTTAAGACTGCCCCAGCTGATTTCCGGTTCCCAACAACCAATCAAACAAGGCACTGTTTCACACGCTACGTTGAGTTTCATAGGTAAACTCCCATGTTTTTTTACACTATTTGGTGCTTCATAGACTTGTTACTTGTGTAAGCATGACGTTTAATGGATTAAGAATCCCTTTAGAAGACTAGGggattttatatttaatttttctatGAAAGAGAACGAAGGCTCGGCCTAGGCTAGTGTTTCCACCAGATGAAAATCATCTGCTAAACCAGGGGCTTCACTTTCATCAATAGTGAAATGCTGCTATAGACGGTTTGAAGTTCTACTTAACGCATGCGTTTTTCCCAGTGAAGCAAATTGTCAAATTTACGACGTAACAAATTGTGTAAATGCCCTTATCATCCCCTCACCCACCTACCCAAAAAATGTGTAAAGAGACGAAATGTTGGATTTAGTGAGGCATGGGGTGGAATTGGTTCGAGCCCTGATAAAGTCTactcctccgtcccaatttatgtgacggtGTTTGACggggcacgaagtttaagaaagaaaggaagactttttaaacttgtggtctaaaataaaccatagatatttgtgtggctataaatcatctcattaaggataaaataggcattttaaatttaagttgttactaaatatagataCGTGTCATTCTACTAAAAAGtaaagagtgtcacataaataaggacagagggagtatgaaTTTATGCAGCCAATCTTTTGaacaaagtaaaagaaattGTCAGTCCAATACATGTGGTCAGCTTTTAGAAGATCGTTTAACTTGATTCTACTTTTCTAACCTTGTGAGCTTGTTAAGCTTGAATTGTTCTTGCAATATGTGGATCGTCTGAAGCTGTTGTTTTGAGGCTTGAATCATTTTCGTCGTTGTTTTACTAACTCTTACTTCTTCACAAATTTCAGGTGTGTTGCTGCAAAGGGTGATGAGGCTGTTGACTGCGATAAATTCGCAAAATACTACCGTGCACTTTGCCCTGGTGAATGGGTGAGTCATCTGCTTATTAAATTGGATTTTGGTGTGTTTCAAGTTATAAAGTATCTTGTAATTTGTGTGGGTCATTTTTCATCGCTTTGccttttctcattatttcttCTCCCCTTCCATTTCTCGAGGTTTATGGATTTCAGTTGATCAAGCTTGGTTATTGGAGTTttacttgcctttgaaaacttTACAGAAGTTTAAGCCATAAATTTAGATACTAGGTTAGTTTTCCACCAAGGCCTAGACAGACGGGAGGAAATCATAACTTTTTGTCTCTATTGGATTCGAACCCCTAGTCTCccattttctttttcccaaCTTTATCAACCACTAGACTATACTCTTGGGTTCCGTTTCAATTGTCTATCTTGATTGACTGGTATTCATATAAAGCAAAGAGTTCAACTTTCTTCTCGATAAAGAATTAGAACAAACACGAAATTTCTTGTATTTGAGtgtaagagttttgaagtggaGATCAGTTTGTGACTCCAatcttttaattttgattttttattggtACATGAATTGgtccttttattttcctttgtaATAAGGTACAGGAATAAGTTGGGTTTTCTGTAAGATTCCTCTGTAACCAAAAGCCACCtgtataattttgtaaaaaaccgatctttttttctctctctctctttttttttttttttttttgggaggtgTGGGGGGGGactcttccaaatttttttatcaaaacaCTACCTAAATGGTTTTAGGCAAATCAATTTCTCCAAAACTCGAGGTTCTTTATATTTCGCAGTTATCCCTGCATGGATGTACAAGTGTCTAACTAAATCAAAATGACTCCCGGTCAACAATGTTCGATTGAGTGCAAGTTGCCTGATTACTGAATTCCTGTGATCTGATCTAGGAGTGACAAGCAGACGGGTCGGGTCAGATATGGGCGGGTTGAAAATGAGTTAAATAAAGACAGATAAAATATCCGACCCGCCCATATTTAACACAGATAAAAAATGGGTGGACCGACGAATAATATCGTTATTATCCATGATTTCAGGAATAGTCGGGTGAAAACACAAGATAAAAGCCAAAATTAGACTCCCAGAAAGCTAGaactcatgaaaaataacaagcagacaatatggatatccatTTTTTAGTGGATAATATGCATATTTGATCCATTTTTAAAGTCAGTTGTCGAACCAATGTCTAAGTTGGTCGGATTGGATGGTTACTTCTTTTCTTAACCATTTTGCCAGCCCTAATCTGAtcaatattttgatattttccgTCCCTCTTGTTTGACCGTTGGTGTTAAACTATAAGCTAAAATCTTAAGGCTGGTTGTTGTAATACTATTCTCTCTTGTTTTACGTTGAAGCAATTCATTCCTTTATCTTTTGTCATCACCTACGGTACTCggattcttaaaaaatatttcctcacccgtgtcggatcctcccaAAAACGCATTACTTTGGAGGATCCGGCACACACCTGTTGGCATTTTTTAAGAGTCTGAGCAACATCATCACTAGTTATCATGTTAATACGCCTGTT is a window of Lycium ferocissimum isolate CSIRO_LF1 chromosome 12, AGI_CSIRO_Lferr_CH_V1, whole genome shotgun sequence DNA encoding:
- the LOC132038952 gene encoding cytochrome c oxidase subunit 6b-2 isoform X1 codes for the protein MREYQDFILDKLQYIVKIELKTAPADFRFPTTNQTRHCFTRYVEFHRCVAAKGDEAVDCDKFAKYYRALCPGEWVERWNEQRENGTFPGPL
- the LOC132038952 gene encoding cytochrome c oxidase subunit 6b-2 isoform X2 → MADEIELKTAPADFRFPTTNQTRHCFTRYVEFHRCVAAKGDEAVDCDKFAKYYRALCPGEWVERWNEQRENGTFPGPL